The Etheostoma cragini isolate CJK2018 unplaced genomic scaffold, CSU_Ecrag_1.0 ScbMSFa_1996, whole genome shotgun sequence DNA segment AGTCCCAGACCTCCGTAGGGATGGTGGGGGTGGTGTCCCGGGGCGGGGAGGACCACCTGCTGGGCGGTCCGGCCCGGGGTGTCGAAGGCGAACTCTGGAGGAGGGCTGCTGGGTTTGGATGGCGTGGACGTCAGCGGGTCCGAGAGAAGAGGCGGCAGAgcggcggaggaggaggaggggggggcggCGTAGCCTTCAGGACCAAGAGGGGGGACctgggagggggaggagagggtcCCGCTGAGGAGGGGTCTGGTCCAGTCGTCTTTGAAGATCTGGACCGTCAGCGTGGAGACGAGGGGGAGCAGGCGGTTGGTGACGTGAGCCAGAACCAGCTGCTCGTTGGCATCGCGGCGGATACGGACGTGGGCGGAGCCGGCCTAAAATGGGAa contains these protein-coding regions:
- the slc30a6 gene encoding zinc transporter 6; amino-acid sequence: AGSAHVRIRRDANEQLVLAHVTNRLLPLVSTLTVQIFKDDWTRPLLSGTLSSPSQVPPLGPEGYAAPPSSSSAALPPLLSDPLTSTPSKPSSPPPEFAFDTPGRTAQQVVLPAPGHHPHHPYGGLGLAYGASPYAGMLGQGVARPGGGGGPGLGALGLGAGFGLGVPSSQSYRTAFGAPAAPPPFGGRNPLGSHSQYRQYRP